The proteins below are encoded in one region of Thermus albus:
- the pyk gene encoding pyruvate kinase — translation MKPFKRTKIVATLGPASDSKEAIRALAEAGADVFRLNFSHGTHEEHRQRVAWVREVEKEVGRTLAILQDLQGPKIRIGRFKEGRVELSPGQAFTLTRAPVEGDETRVSLTYKGLPEDVVPGQLLLLDDGRIRLRVEEVQGDEIHTVVEVGGVLSDSKGINVPGSDLSIPALSEKDIQDLALGAELGVDWVAVSFVRTRDDLLLARHYLARYGSGARLMAKIEKPSAVHRFEEILEEADGVMVARGDLGVEMPLEEVPIVQKRLILRAIAAGKPVVTATQMLESMVHNPSPTRAEASDVANAIFDGTDAVMLSAETAAGAYPVEAVATMTRIAQVVESSPEFLQKLNVLRPAPTPTTQDAIAQAADDIVEAVEAKAIVVFTATGSSARRIARTRPKVPILALTPSPEVERQLALVWGVIPHQAPDPKDTDDMVRIALEKVKACGLAQVGERVVIAAGVPFGVRGTTNLIRVERVS, via the coding sequence ATGAAGCCTTTTAAGCGCACCAAGATCGTGGCCACCCTGGGGCCCGCCTCGGACTCCAAGGAGGCCATCCGGGCCTTGGCGGAGGCGGGAGCGGACGTTTTTCGCCTGAACTTCAGCCACGGAACCCACGAGGAGCATCGCCAACGGGTGGCCTGGGTACGGGAGGTGGAGAAGGAGGTAGGTAGGACTCTGGCTATCCTTCAAGACCTCCAAGGGCCGAAGATCCGTATCGGCCGCTTCAAAGAGGGCCGGGTGGAACTCAGCCCAGGCCAGGCCTTTACCCTTACCCGGGCCCCCGTGGAGGGGGATGAAACCCGGGTATCCCTCACCTACAAGGGGCTCCCCGAGGACGTGGTACCAGGGCAGCTGCTCCTTCTGGACGATGGCCGCATCCGTCTAAGGGTGGAGGAGGTCCAAGGGGATGAGATCCACACCGTGGTGGAGGTGGGAGGTGTTCTCTCTGACAGCAAGGGCATCAATGTTCCGGGATCGGACCTTTCCATCCCTGCCCTTTCGGAAAAGGATATCCAGGACCTGGCCCTGGGAGCGGAGCTAGGGGTGGACTGGGTGGCGGTGTCCTTCGTGCGCACCCGGGATGACCTCCTTTTGGCCCGGCACTACCTGGCCCGTTATGGCTCCGGGGCTCGGCTCATGGCTAAGATAGAGAAGCCCTCTGCCGTTCATCGGTTTGAGGAGATCCTCGAGGAGGCTGACGGCGTCATGGTGGCCCGGGGGGACCTGGGGGTGGAGATGCCCTTGGAGGAGGTACCCATCGTACAAAAGCGCCTCATCCTCAGGGCCATTGCCGCCGGTAAGCCGGTGGTCACCGCCACCCAGATGCTGGAGTCCATGGTGCATAACCCAAGCCCCACCCGGGCGGAGGCTTCCGATGTGGCCAACGCCATCTTTGACGGGACGGATGCGGTGATGCTTTCCGCGGAAACCGCCGCCGGGGCCTACCCGGTGGAGGCGGTAGCCACCATGACCCGGATCGCTCAGGTGGTGGAATCCTCTCCTGAGTTCTTGCAGAAGCTCAACGTCCTTCGCCCCGCACCCACCCCCACCACCCAGGACGCCATCGCCCAAGCGGCGGACGACATCGTGGAGGCGGTGGAGGCCAAGGCCATCGTGGTGTTTACTGCCACGGGGAGTTCGGCGCGGCGCATCGCCCGTACCCGGCCCAAGGTGCCCATCCTGGCCCTCACTCCCAGCCCCGAGGTGGAGCGGCAGTTAGCCTTGGTCTGGGGTGTCATACCCCACCAGGCCCCTGATCCCAAGGACACCGATGACATGGTGCGGATCGCCCTCGAGAAGGTGAAGGCCTGTGGCCTAGCCCAGGTGGGGGAAAGGGTGGTGATCGCCGCTGGGGTGCCCTTTGGCGTGCGGGGGACCACCAACCTCATCCGGGTGGAGCGGGTGAGCTGA
- the dnaA gene encoding chromosomal replication initiator protein DnaA: MTHEAIWQHILEHIRRNITEVEFHTWFERIRPLGIQDGVLQLAVPTSFALDWIKRHYAELIQEALSLLGAQAPRFELKVVPSVAVQEDIFHSPPTPETAKPNLNPKYTFENFVVGPNNSMAHAAAVAVAESPGRAYNPLFIYGGVGLGKTHLMHAVGHSVAKRFPHLKIEYVSTETFTNELINAIREDRMTEFRERYRSVDLLLVDDIQFIAGKERTQEEFFHTFNALYEAHKQIILSSDRPPKDILTLEARLRSRFEWGLITDIQPPDLETRIAILKMNAEQRGLRISEEVLEYIARQVTSNIRELEGALMRTIAYASLNGVELTRAVATKALSDIFASREVEVDPQEIVRKVAEYFSLRPEELLGGGRRKEVVLPRQIAMFLVRELTRSSLPEIGQLFGGRDHTTVLYAIQKVQELSESDREVQRLLHSLKEALS; encoded by the coding sequence TTGACCCACGAGGCCATCTGGCAACACATCCTGGAGCACATCCGTCGCAACATCACCGAGGTGGAGTTCCACACCTGGTTTGAGCGCATCCGCCCCCTGGGTATCCAGGATGGGGTGCTACAACTGGCGGTGCCCACCTCCTTCGCCCTGGACTGGATCAAACGGCACTACGCCGAGCTGATCCAGGAAGCCCTCAGCCTCCTGGGTGCCCAAGCCCCTCGGTTTGAGCTCAAGGTGGTGCCCAGCGTGGCCGTCCAGGAGGATATCTTCCACAGCCCCCCCACCCCTGAAACCGCCAAACCCAACCTCAATCCCAAATACACCTTCGAGAACTTCGTGGTGGGTCCCAACAACTCCATGGCCCATGCAGCGGCGGTAGCGGTGGCCGAGTCTCCGGGAAGGGCCTACAACCCCCTCTTCATCTACGGGGGCGTGGGCCTGGGTAAAACCCACCTCATGCACGCGGTGGGCCACTCCGTGGCCAAACGGTTCCCCCACCTGAAGATTGAGTACGTGTCCACGGAAACCTTCACCAACGAGCTCATCAACGCCATCCGTGAGGACCGCATGACGGAGTTCCGCGAGCGCTACCGCTCCGTGGACCTCCTTTTGGTGGACGACATCCAGTTCATAGCCGGCAAGGAGCGCACCCAGGAGGAGTTCTTTCACACCTTTAACGCCCTTTACGAGGCCCACAAGCAGATCATCCTCTCCTCCGACCGGCCCCCCAAGGACATCCTGACCCTCGAGGCCCGCCTAAGAAGCCGGTTTGAATGGGGCCTCATCACCGACATCCAGCCCCCCGACCTGGAAACCCGCATCGCCATCCTGAAGATGAACGCCGAACAACGGGGCCTACGCATCAGCGAGGAGGTGCTGGAGTACATCGCCCGCCAAGTGACCTCCAACATCCGCGAGCTGGAGGGGGCCCTGATGCGCACCATCGCCTATGCTTCCCTAAACGGGGTGGAGCTGACCCGGGCTGTAGCCACCAAGGCCCTTTCCGACATCTTCGCCTCCAGGGAGGTGGAGGTTGACCCCCAAGAGATCGTGCGCAAGGTGGCCGAATACTTCTCCCTCCGACCCGAGGAGCTACTGGGCGGGGGGAGGCGTAAGGAGGTGGTCCTGCCCCGCCAGATCGCCATGTTCTTGGTTCGCGAGCTCACCCGCTCCTCCCTACCGGAAATCGGCCAGCTTTTCGGGGGACGGGATCACACCACCGTTCTTTACGCCATCCAAAAGGTTCAGGAACTTTCGGAAAGCGACCGAGAGGTGCAGAGGCTGCTTCACAGCCTGAAAGAGGCCCTATCATGA
- a CDS encoding phosphodiester glycosidase family protein, producing the protein MRLSGIPWRKGLALLLFFSCSLAQTLLSAATFGLSFREENGAWVYEGGGVRLVYVPGVGWAEPWEASLPPPEGERVPLEALKSLGYFRTPEAGVRFALQGRGFRLVLDLTQPHPGPPQASQERERLTLLLPYLALGALRIPWPKGVEANVRLLPTGTELGFLAKGKLLAYRLFPLENPPRLVLDLYLLEPEVAEPLAPGIRYREVWAFAPEPLRLYLVEAERGRLIPVGRPGARALPKDLAKDALAVLNGGYFDPKSGTPIGLWVQDGVTVSYPYGRVALLWDSFSFFIGFPKFEAVVRGPNGEQVRVGINTSRARYTAYTVPGPVGREGEGVALVMGDRVQAILQAPQELPPGAWALAFPKGAPPFPLRPGDSLSLFGRLDPPFRYALEGGPLLVREGQYALDPSQENFRDPRPLQAVAPQAAVAWAREGRLWLLVSEPTTPGVLARALLSLGAWNALRMDGGGSAQLWVKGRLRSPYQGSPRPVVSALALYAP; encoded by the coding sequence ATGAGGCTTAGCGGCATTCCCTGGAGGAAGGGACTGGCCCTTCTCCTATTCTTCTCCTGTTCCCTGGCCCAGACCCTGCTTTCCGCCGCCACCTTTGGCCTTTCCTTCCGGGAGGAGAACGGGGCCTGGGTCTACGAGGGGGGAGGGGTGCGGCTCGTGTATGTGCCGGGGGTGGGCTGGGCCGAACCCTGGGAGGCCAGCCTCCCCCCACCCGAGGGGGAAAGGGTGCCCCTCGAGGCCCTGAAGTCCTTGGGATACTTCCGCACGCCGGAAGCGGGGGTGCGGTTTGCTCTTCAAGGGCGAGGATTCCGCCTGGTCCTGGACTTAACCCAACCCCACCCTGGCCCACCCCAAGCTTCCCAAGAACGCGAACGCCTCACCCTCCTTCTCCCCTACCTTGCCTTGGGGGCGCTCCGCATCCCCTGGCCCAAAGGGGTGGAGGCAAACGTTCGGCTTCTGCCCACGGGCACAGAGCTTGGCTTCTTGGCCAAGGGCAAGCTCCTGGCTTACCGGCTTTTCCCCTTGGAAAACCCCCCTCGGCTCGTCCTGGACCTGTACCTCCTGGAGCCGGAGGTGGCCGAACCCCTGGCCCCCGGAATCCGCTACCGGGAGGTCTGGGCCTTTGCCCCCGAACCCTTAAGGCTCTACCTGGTGGAGGCGGAACGTGGAAGGCTCATCCCCGTGGGTCGGCCTGGGGCAAGGGCCCTGCCCAAGGACTTGGCCAAGGACGCCTTAGCGGTCCTCAACGGGGGCTACTTTGACCCCAAAAGCGGCACCCCTATAGGCCTTTGGGTGCAGGATGGGGTGACGGTCTCCTACCCTTATGGCCGGGTGGCCCTCCTGTGGGATAGCTTCAGTTTCTTTATAGGATTTCCCAAGTTTGAGGCGGTGGTAAGAGGCCCCAATGGGGAGCAGGTGCGGGTGGGGATTAACACCTCTCGCGCCCGCTACACCGCCTACACCGTCCCCGGCCCCGTGGGGCGGGAAGGGGAAGGGGTGGCCTTGGTGATGGGGGACCGGGTGCAAGCCATCCTCCAGGCCCCCCAGGAGCTTCCCCCTGGGGCCTGGGCCTTGGCCTTCCCCAAGGGGGCTCCCCCCTTCCCCCTTAGGCCAGGGGACTCCTTAAGCCTCTTTGGCCGCCTAGATCCACCCTTCCGCTACGCCCTCGAGGGTGGCCCCCTCCTGGTCAGGGAAGGCCAGTACGCCCTTGACCCGAGCCAGGAAAACTTCCGCGATCCCAGGCCGCTTCAGGCGGTGGCCCCTCAGGCGGCGGTGGCCTGGGCCCGGGAGGGAAGGCTTTGGCTCTTGGTTTCCGAGCCCACCACCCCTGGGGTCCTGGCCCGCGCCCTCCTCTCCCTGGGGGCGTGGAACGCCCTCCGGATGGACGGAGGGGGCTCAGCCCAGCTTTGGGTCAAAGGTAGGCTGAGAAGTCCCTACCAAGGCTCTCCCAGGCCGGTGGTGAGCGCCTTGGCCCTTTATGCTCCCTAA
- the dnaN gene encoding DNA polymerase III subunit beta, which translates to MKVTIPKNLLTEHVSLLERVIPTRSSNPLFTYLGLALSPGVLTLFGTNGEVDLEVRLHLSIEGEGRFLVPAQPFFQLVRSLPGDQVELAFGAELFLSSGSFSTRLSLAPDEGYPELFFPSHEGPSEPYPLQTLLSVEELHRALSHVRYAASNEEYRAIFRGVQLEFSEKGLRSVASDGYRLALYGLAKPQPFTKKAVVPARSVDEMVRVLKAMGEGEVALALGPGILGLATGGLADPPQGQVRMAVRLMEGEFPDYERVIPKEFPLKATFEVEAFREALRRVSVLADRQNHRVDLMFEEGRALLSAEGDYGKGREEIPVRLEGTPLAVAYNARYLLEALSPLSGEASLFLSGPTSPSLLHPLEASASSPGEGYQAVVVPLRV; encoded by the coding sequence ATGAAAGTAACCATTCCTAAAAACTTGCTTACCGAACACGTCTCCTTGTTGGAAAGGGTCATACCCACGCGAAGCTCCAACCCCCTTTTCACCTACTTGGGCCTTGCCCTTTCCCCGGGGGTCCTGACCCTGTTTGGAACCAACGGGGAAGTGGATCTGGAGGTACGCCTCCACCTTTCCATCGAGGGGGAGGGCCGGTTTCTGGTTCCGGCCCAGCCCTTTTTCCAACTGGTGCGCAGCCTTCCCGGGGACCAAGTGGAGCTGGCCTTTGGCGCGGAGCTTTTCCTTTCCTCGGGCTCCTTCAGCACCCGGCTGAGTCTGGCGCCCGATGAGGGTTACCCGGAGTTGTTCTTCCCTAGCCATGAGGGACCCTCGGAGCCTTACCCCTTGCAGACCTTGCTCTCCGTGGAGGAGCTTCACCGGGCCCTTTCCCATGTGCGCTACGCCGCCAGCAACGAGGAATACCGCGCCATTTTCCGGGGCGTCCAGCTGGAGTTCTCCGAGAAGGGGTTGCGCTCCGTGGCCTCCGATGGGTACCGGTTGGCCCTTTACGGGCTTGCCAAGCCCCAGCCCTTCACCAAGAAGGCGGTGGTGCCCGCCCGCAGTGTGGATGAGATGGTACGGGTTCTCAAGGCCATGGGGGAAGGCGAGGTGGCCCTGGCCCTAGGCCCAGGTATTCTGGGCTTGGCCACGGGAGGCCTGGCGGATCCCCCCCAGGGGCAGGTGCGGATGGCGGTTCGGCTTATGGAAGGGGAGTTTCCCGATTATGAGCGGGTGATCCCCAAGGAGTTTCCCTTGAAGGCCACCTTTGAGGTGGAAGCTTTCCGCGAGGCCTTGCGCCGGGTTAGCGTTCTTGCTGACCGGCAGAACCATCGGGTAGACCTCATGTTTGAGGAGGGCAGGGCCTTGCTTTCCGCGGAAGGGGATTATGGGAAAGGCCGGGAGGAGATCCCGGTGCGCCTCGAGGGCACACCCCTGGCGGTGGCCTACAATGCCCGTTACCTCCTGGAGGCCCTTTCCCCCCTATCGGGTGAGGCTAGCCTGTTCCTTTCTGGTCCCACCAGCCCAAGCCTCCTCCATCCCCTAGAGGCTTCTGCCAGTTCTCCCGGGGAAGGGTACCAGGCGGTGGTGGTGCCCCTCAGGGTGTAA
- the eno gene encoding phosphopyruvate hydratase: protein MTTIVSVKAREVLDSRGFPTVEAEVELEGGAKGRAMVPSGASTGTHEALELRDGGRRYLGKGVRRAVESIQERVAPELIGLDALDQEGVDRAMLELDGTPNKANLGANAILAVSLATARAAAEALGLPLFRYLGGVQGAVLPVPLMNVINGGKHADNRVDFQEFMLVPAGVESFSEALRVGAEVFHTLKGVLKEKGYSTNVGDEGGFAPDLKSNEEAVELLLLAIERAGYTPGQEVSLALDPAASELYREGRYHLEGEGRVLSSEEMVEFWASWVEKYPIRSIEDGLAEDDWEGWRLLTERLGSRIQLVGDDLFVTHPQRLRQGIERGVANAILVKVNQIGTLSETLEAIRLAQRSGYRAVISHRSGETEDSFIADLAVAVNAGQIKTGSLSRSDRLAKYNQLLRIEEELGRAARFLGYEAF from the coding sequence ATGACCACAATCGTCAGCGTGAAGGCCAGGGAGGTTTTGGACTCCAGGGGCTTTCCCACGGTGGAAGCCGAGGTGGAGCTGGAGGGGGGGGCCAAGGGAAGGGCTATGGTTCCCTCCGGGGCCTCCACGGGTACCCACGAGGCCCTGGAGCTACGGGATGGGGGCAGGCGCTACCTGGGAAAGGGGGTGCGCCGGGCGGTGGAGAGCATCCAGGAGCGGGTAGCGCCTGAGCTCATAGGCCTGGACGCCCTGGACCAGGAGGGGGTGGACCGGGCCATGCTAGAGCTGGACGGCACCCCCAACAAGGCCAACCTGGGGGCCAACGCCATCCTGGCGGTTTCCCTGGCCACGGCCCGGGCGGCGGCGGAGGCCTTGGGCTTGCCTCTATTCCGCTACCTGGGGGGCGTGCAAGGGGCGGTCCTGCCCGTTCCCCTCATGAACGTGATCAACGGGGGAAAGCATGCCGATAACCGGGTGGATTTCCAGGAGTTCATGTTGGTGCCCGCGGGGGTGGAGAGTTTTTCCGAGGCCCTGCGGGTGGGGGCTGAGGTCTTTCACACCCTAAAGGGGGTGCTGAAGGAGAAGGGGTACAGCACCAACGTGGGGGATGAGGGAGGTTTTGCCCCGGACCTCAAGAGCAACGAGGAGGCCGTGGAGCTCCTTCTCTTGGCCATTGAGCGGGCAGGCTATACCCCGGGCCAGGAGGTGTCCTTGGCCCTGGATCCGGCGGCCAGCGAGCTTTACCGGGAAGGCAGGTACCACCTGGAGGGGGAAGGCCGGGTTCTTTCCTCGGAGGAGATGGTGGAGTTCTGGGCCTCCTGGGTGGAGAAGTACCCGATCCGCTCCATAGAGGACGGCCTGGCGGAGGACGACTGGGAAGGCTGGCGGCTTCTTACCGAGCGCCTGGGTAGCCGTATCCAACTGGTGGGGGACGATCTTTTCGTTACCCATCCCCAAAGGCTCCGCCAGGGGATTGAGAGGGGGGTGGCCAACGCCATCTTGGTGAAGGTGAACCAGATCGGCACCCTTTCCGAGACCCTCGAGGCCATCCGCCTGGCCCAGCGCTCCGGCTACCGGGCGGTGATCAGCCACCGCTCCGGGGAAACGGAGGACAGCTTCATCGCCGACCTTGCGGTGGCGGTGAACGCCGGCCAGATCAAGACGGGTTCCCTCTCCCGGTCGGATCGCCTTGCCAAGTACAACCAGCTCCTGCGCATTGAGGAGGAGCTAGGGCGTGCGGCGCGCTTTCTCGGATATGAAGCCTTTTAA
- the mnmG gene encoding tRNA uridine-5-carboxymethylaminomethyl(34) synthesis enzyme MnmG: MGKVEGGMGYDVVVVGGGHAGIEAAWAAAALGVRVALVTINPERIGMMPCNPAVGGPGKSQLVAELTALGGLMGRAADATAIHTRVLNRSKGPAVQSLRVQVDRDLYALKAQEILAERPLEVIRGEVAGLWVEAGRLLGVRTVDGRGIAAKAVVVAGGTFLGGVVWYGRRSRPAGRQGEPPARFLSHSLRAVGHTLRRFKTGTPPRIRADSVEFGELEVVPPEVPPGSFTGNPGPYATRLPTWQTRTTPRTHHLILENLHLSPLYAGDIVGIGPRYCPSIEDKVVRFSDKESHLLFVEPDGLATSEVYLQGFSSSLPPELQEEMVRSLPGFGRAVIQRYAYAVEYDSLDPMELTRGLQSRLLPGLFSAGQVNGTSGYEEAAAQGLLAGLNAARFALGLPEVHLPRESGYMGVMVDDLVGRGTDEPYRMMTSRVELRLLCRADNADERLVPLAVEWGLRPREDLARVQEKYRRIEAELRRLEALRVEGVSGLQWLRRPENTYRALAERFPPPLPLSPEEAQQVEIRAKYAGYIERQERLREKLRDLEAFRIPEGLEFPRVPGLSREAVEKLSRVRPRTVAEAARVPGIRDSDLTALLVHLRVLAH; this comes from the coding sequence TTGGGTAAAGTGGAGGGTGGGATGGGGTACGACGTGGTGGTGGTGGGAGGTGGGCATGCCGGCATTGAGGCTGCGTGGGCGGCGGCAGCCTTGGGGGTGCGGGTGGCCCTGGTCACCATCAACCCCGAGCGAATAGGCATGATGCCCTGCAATCCGGCGGTGGGCGGGCCTGGGAAGAGCCAGCTGGTGGCGGAGCTCACCGCCCTCGGGGGCCTTATGGGCCGGGCGGCGGACGCAACCGCCATCCACACCCGGGTGCTGAACCGGTCCAAGGGGCCGGCGGTGCAAAGCTTGAGGGTCCAGGTAGACAGGGATCTCTACGCCCTCAAGGCCCAGGAAATCCTGGCGGAGAGGCCATTAGAGGTGATCCGGGGGGAAGTGGCGGGCCTTTGGGTGGAGGCGGGGAGGCTTCTTGGGGTGCGCACCGTGGACGGGCGGGGGATCGCCGCCAAGGCGGTGGTGGTGGCGGGGGGTACCTTCTTGGGCGGGGTGGTTTGGTATGGGCGGCGGTCCCGGCCGGCGGGGCGGCAGGGGGAGCCTCCCGCGCGGTTCCTCTCCCATAGCCTGAGGGCGGTGGGCCACACCCTGCGGCGCTTTAAAACCGGTACCCCACCCAGGATCCGGGCGGACTCCGTGGAGTTTGGCGAGCTGGAGGTGGTGCCCCCTGAGGTGCCCCCGGGAAGCTTCACCGGAAACCCGGGTCCCTATGCCACCCGGCTCCCCACCTGGCAGACCCGGACCACGCCCCGGACTCACCACCTGATCCTGGAGAACCTGCACCTCTCCCCTCTTTATGCGGGGGACATTGTGGGCATCGGACCTCGCTACTGCCCCTCCATTGAGGACAAGGTGGTGCGTTTTTCCGACAAGGAAAGCCACCTCCTCTTCGTGGAGCCCGACGGGCTTGCCACCAGCGAGGTGTACCTGCAGGGGTTTTCCTCCAGCCTGCCGCCTGAGCTTCAGGAGGAGATGGTGAGGAGCTTGCCGGGGTTTGGGCGGGCGGTGATCCAGCGGTACGCCTATGCGGTGGAGTACGACAGCCTGGATCCCATGGAGCTCACCCGGGGCCTGCAGTCCCGATTGCTGCCCGGGCTTTTCAGCGCCGGCCAAGTGAACGGTACCTCGGGGTACGAGGAGGCGGCGGCCCAGGGGCTTCTGGCCGGCCTAAATGCGGCCCGGTTTGCCCTGGGTCTTCCTGAAGTCCACTTGCCCCGGGAAAGCGGCTATATGGGGGTGATGGTGGATGACCTGGTGGGCCGGGGAACGGATGAGCCCTATCGGATGATGACCTCCCGGGTGGAGCTCCGCCTTCTTTGTCGGGCGGACAATGCGGACGAGCGCCTGGTGCCCCTGGCGGTGGAGTGGGGCCTGAGGCCCAGGGAGGATCTGGCAAGGGTACAGGAGAAGTACCGGCGGATAGAGGCGGAGCTAAGGCGCTTGGAGGCGTTAAGGGTGGAGGGGGTAAGTGGCCTTCAGTGGTTGCGGCGGCCGGAGAACACCTATAGAGCTTTGGCAGAGCGGTTTCCTCCTCCCCTCCCCCTTAGCCCGGAGGAAGCCCAGCAGGTGGAGATCAGGGCCAAGTACGCGGGGTACATAGAGCGGCAGGAGCGGCTACGGGAGAAGCTGAGGGACCTGGAGGCCTTCCGCATACCCGAGGGATTGGAGTTTCCCCGGGTTCCGGGTCTTTCTCGGGAGGCCGTGGAGAAGCTTTCCCGGGTGAGGCCGCGCACCGTGGCGGAGGCGGCCCGGGTTCCCGGGATACGGGACTCTGACCTCACGGCCCTCTTGGTGCACCTCAGGGTGCTGGCCCACTAG